TTGAACCGCTATTGCCAACGCATGGCTTCTCGAAAGTGACACCGAGAGCGGGCCTGGATCGCTACTGTATGTTATTAGGCGGTACGCGGTGGCTCTCTGCGCGCACGTCGACCGGAACTTGTCGCCAGCATCACTCGCGGCAATCGCTAATCCCGGTTCGACGCGGAGCGACTTGTCCGACGGCAAGCGCGGCATAGCGCCGTTATTTGACCCAAGGCGACTTGATGGACTAGACTTAGTCCAGTCAGAAAGGAGTGACGGGCATGCCGAAGGTCAACATTCACGACGCCAAGACCCATTTCTCTCGCTACGTCGAAGAGGCCGCGCAGGGCAAGGAGATCGTCATCGCCAAGGCCGGCAAGCCGGTCGCGCGCATCGCGCCGCTCGCGGCAATCAAGATCCCGCGCAAGCTTGGGCTGCTCGATGGCAAGGCCCGCATCCCGGACGACTTCAATGCCCCGCTGCCGGATGAGGTACTCGCGGAGTTCCTCGGCGGCGAGTGATGCGCATCCTGCTCGACACCCACCTGTTGTTGTGGGCGATGGCGGCGAGCCGGAAGCTCCCGCGCGCCGTGCGCGCGCAACTGCTCGATCCGGGCAACGAGATCTACTACAGCGCGGCGAGCCTCTGGGAGATCGCGATCAAGAGCGGCCTGCGACGCAAGGACTTCCGCATCGACATCGAGGCGCTGCTGGCAGCACTTCGGGAATCGGGTTTTGTCGAATTGCCGATCACCGCGCTGCACGCCGCCGGGGTGGCGAAGCTGCCTCCGGTCCACAAGGACCCCTTCGACCGCCTGCTGGTGGCGCAGAGCATGGCTGAACCGATGACGCTTCTCACCAACGACGCCACGCTGGGTGATTACTGGGACGGCGTGAAGGTTGTCTGAGTGCCGAGGCGGAAAGAACGTCGGCACGCCGACGACGCACTGGCAAGAATCGCCAAGGACGTTCGATGTTAGTCGAAGCGAACCTCATGCCTGCTCGTCATGAGTCAACGGACGTGGTTCCTTGACCGGTCGCCCGCGTCGCGATGTTTGGTTCCATGCGATGGAGAGGGACGAACCTGGGCGCATGCGAGTTCTTGCGTCGGCGACGCTCGAAAGAGATTTTCGTATGCCACTTCTGCGTCACTTTGGGCGGTTCAAGTGGGCGTTTTGCCGCTCTTGTGTGCGATGGGCGTTCCATAGCGGTTGAATCGAGTGCGCCCACAAGAACAGCCCACGCCCTGAGTCCAGACAAGTAACGGTAACGC
This Burkholderiales bacterium DNA region includes the following protein-coding sequences:
- a CDS encoding type II toxin-antitoxin system Phd/YefM family antitoxin, which encodes MPKVNIHDAKTHFSRYVEEAAQGKEIVIAKAGKPVARIAPLAAIKIPRKLGLLDGKARIPDDFNAPLPDEVLAEFLGGE
- a CDS encoding type II toxin-antitoxin system VapC family toxin, which codes for MRILLDTHLLLWAMAASRKLPRAVRAQLLDPGNEIYYSAASLWEIAIKSGLRRKDFRIDIEALLAALRESGFVELPITALHAAGVAKLPPVHKDPFDRLLVAQSMAEPMTLLTNDATLGDYWDGVKVV